In the genome of Streptomyces sp. P3, the window GAGGTCGTCCCGTGTGACGAGGAAGTCGATCGCGCGGGCGAAGTCGTGGTCGTGGATCCACGACACGTACTGCGCGCCGCCCGCCACCGGGCCGCCGAGGCCGAGCCGGGCCAGCCGCGACAGGACGTCGAACACCCCGCCCCGGTCGGGGCTCATCACCATGGCGGACCGCAGGGCCACCTTGCGCGTGTACGGGGTGTCGGCCTTCTCCAGTTCGCCCTCCCAGGCGGTCGCGATGTCGACGCTGTAGCCCCAGTAGCCCGGCACGCCCGGCTCGGATCCGCCGACCAGACCGGTGGTCTCGTCGTTGGCGGCGTCGAACCGGTGGGCGTAGACGGTGGCGGTGCTCATCTGCAGCCAGAGCCGCGGCGGCCGGGCCGATCCGGCGATCGCCTCGCCCACGATCCGCGCCGACTCCACCCGGGAGCGCATCATCGCCTCGAGGTTGGCGGGGGTGTAGCGGCAGCTGACGCTGCGCCCGGCCAGGTTGACGACGACGTCGCTGCCGTCGATCTCCTCGGCCCAGGGGCCGAGCGTGCGGCCGTCCCACGCGATCCCGCCCCGGCCCGTCGGTCGCCTGCTCAGCACCACGACCCGATGTCCGGCCGCGGTCAGCGCGCGGCGCAGAACCGTTCCCACCTGTCCGGACCCGCCGGGCAGCACGATCTTCATGGTCTGGGCCCCCTTCCCTCTCGAAGAGGACCCTACCCGTGTTTTGAACATGTTCAAAACTGTGTTGCGGTCACGGCCCGGCCGACCGGGCCCCGCCTCGGACGTTCAGGCCAGGTGCGCCTCGAGTGCCGCCCGCACCCCCGACTCCAGCGCGCCCTCGATCCACGACGGCTTGACGGAGGTGTGGTCGCCCGCGAAGTGCAGCGGCCCCTCGGGGGAGCGGATGGCGCTCAGCAACTCCGTGTGCTGGCCCGGGAGCAGCACGGAGGCCTCCCCGTAGGCGTACGGATCACGCAGCCAGCTCTGGGTGCGGCCCACGCCGGTGTAGAAGACCTCGATGCGCCGGCCGTAGACCTGCTGCATTCCGCGCAGCGCGTGCGGGTAGCGCGCGTCGTCGTCGAGGGAGTCCCAGCGGGAGGCGTCGTCGGCCCAGCTGTAGGAGGCGAGGACGACACCGCCGCGGCTGCCCGCGACCGGATGCGACGGGTTGATCATGAACCGGTTGGCGTTGTCGGAGACCGAGCCGCCGCCGACGATGTGCGCCGCCTCCGGCTGGTCGCGTGCGGCCCACCGGTTGGCCGCGTGATGCACACGCTGCCCGGGCGTGATGTGCCCGGGCGGCACGGACGGATGAGCGCCGAGCAGACTTCCGTCGCCCGGCGTCCTCCCCGTCCGGTACGCGTCGTGCAGACCGGGCCGTACGGCGTCGAGTTCACGCTTCCAGTCCGCCTCGGTGAACTCCCACCAGCGGCGGCTGAACTCGAGCAGCACCTTGGTCGCGCTGTCGTAGTGCAGCTCCGCCACGGCCCGCCGCTTCCTGTACGACATCAGCGGACCGACCTGCACCTGCCGCAGCCCCGAGAACGGCACCGTGACGATCGCGAGGTCCGCGGTGAACTCCTGGCGCACCGGCTTGCCGTCGCGCCCCTCGGAGACGGTGTCGATCCAGACGTGCGGCCCGCCGGCGCGGACGTGCGAGGTGTCGCCGGCGTCGTGCCGGTCCGGCGCCCAGTACTCGATGTGCGTCACCCGCCGGTCCAGGCGCAGCACGTCGGAGACCTCCTTCAGCAGGGCGTCCGGCAGCGTGGCCGTGCCGCCGACCAGCTCCCAGAACTCGGTGTCCGGGCTGATCAGGGAGGCGCTGATGAAACTGTGGATGAAGGACAACGGCAGCCGGGAGGTGAGGTTCTCCAGGGTGCCGACCAGATCGACGGTGCGTTCGTCCAGGCCCGCCTCCTCGGTCAGGAACCGGTACATCGACCAGTCCCCGAACCTCTGCACCACGCGCGCCCAGCCGCGCACCCGCTCGGGCAGCGGCTTGTCCACGCGCCGGCCGTCGGCGCCGCGGGTGCTGAACTCGTCGCGGACCGGGTCCAGGGCCCCGCGCAGAATGGCCGCGGAGGGCACGTCCCAGTACTTCCTGGGCACACCGAAGGACCGGTTGACCCGGCGCGGGGACCTCGCGTACGCGGAGCGGCGCACCCGGACGCCGTTGACGTGCAGCCAGGCGTTGTTGACGGGCTTGCCCTCGGCGTCGACGTCCACGAGGTGGAACCGGCGTTTGGCGACGCCGAGCCGGTCGATCAGGCTCATCACCAGCGGGTGGCTGCCGGGGATGCGCATGGCGCCCGCCTCCGCGTACTGGCGGGCGTCGGCGAAGGCCTGCGGCGCGTTCTCGTGACCGCCGGTGCGGAAGGTCTTGACGCGGCCGCCGACCCGGTTGCCGTTGGCCTCCACGAGGGTGACGTGGTGACCGGCCCGCTTGAGCAGCCAGGCGGCGACCAGCCCGGCGGGTCCGGCGCCGATCACCAGCACCTTCTTCCCCGCCCCCGTCCCGGCCCGCGGCAGGCCGCCATCGAGGATCTTCGCGTACCCCGGCCCGAGCGGCCGGTCGTGCTCGTCGACCACCAGCAGCGCGCGGGCGACGGTCAGGCAGGTCTCCCAGTCGGCCGGGGGCCGGGACGCACCGGCCGGCTCCCGGGGGAGGGCCCTGGCCGGGGTGCCGGCCGCCGCCCCGGTGGCGGCGGCCGTGACGGCGGCCGTGGCGGCGGTGGCCGTGAAGCGCCGCCGGGAGAGCCGGCCGGGGTCTACAGAAGGATCGGAAATGTCCATGGACTCTGGATATGCGGTGGGCCGGGGGCGTGGGCGGGGTTGCCGTGGATCATCACCTGAACGTGTAGGCGCACCGGCGTGCGGGAGTGCGCGCACGGCGACTCCGGCGCAATTGGCGGGCGGATGTGGGTGTTTACGCCGGTCCGGCCGGGTCGGCTCATCAGGTCAAGTGTCCCGGACTATTGACTCTCGACGGATTCTGTCGCGATCCTCAACCCACTATCTTGCGCCGGTCATGACAAGCTCAATGGCATCCGAAGAGCCCTCGTCGACCGCGCGATCCCCGCCGACCGAGGGACGTGGGCTGTGACCATGACCGGACGCCCGTACCGCAGACGCCGAGACGCCACCGTCGTCTCGCTCCTTCTTCTCGTGCTCGCCGCCGTCCTCGGGCCCACGCCGAGCTCGGCGGCCGCCGCGGACTGGTGGACGCCGACGGCCCGGCCGGCCCCCGACTCCCAGATCGGCGTCACGGGCGAACCGTTCACCGGCACGAACGCGGCGGGACAGGTCCGCGGGTTCGTCGACGCGCACAACCACCTGTTCTCGGGCGAGGCCTTCGGCGGCCGGCTGATCTGCGGCAAGGTGTTCTCCGAGGCCGGTGTCGCCGACGCGCTGAAGGACTGTCCCGAGCACTACCCCGACGGCACTCTCGCGATCTTCGACTACATCACCCACGGCGGCGACGGCAAGCACGACCCGACCGGCTGGCCCACCTTCAAGGACTGGCCCGCCTACGACTCCATGACCCACCAGGCGAACTACTACGCCTGGGTCGAGCGGGCCTGGCGCGGCGGACAGCGGGTGCTCGTCAACGACCTGGTCACCAACGGCATGATCTGCAGCATCTACCCGTTCAAGGACCGCAGTTGTGACGAGATGACCTCGATCCGCCTGCAGGCGAAGCTGTCGTACGACCTTCAGGCCCACATCGACAAGATGTACGGCGGCCCGGGCAAGGGCTGGTTCCGGATCGTCCTCGACAGCGCGCAGGCGCGTGAGGTCGTCAAGCAGGGCAAGCTGGCGGTCGTCCTCGGCGTCGAGACTTCCGAGCCCTTCGGCTGCAAGCAGATCCTCGACATCGCGCAGTGCAGCAAGTCCGACGTCGACAAGGGACTCGACGAGTTGTACGGGCTGGGCGTGCGCAGCATGTTCCTGTGCCACAAGTTCGACAACGCGCTGTGCGGCGTCCGCTTCGACGAAGGCGGCCTCGGAACGGCCATCAACGTCGGGCAGTTCCTGTCGACCGGCACCTTCTGGCAGACCGAGAAGTGCACCGGACCGCAGCACGACAACCCCATCGGCACCGCCGCCTCGAAGGCGGAGGCGGACCTCCCGGCGGGCACCGACGTCCCGAAGTACGACACCGACGCGCAGTGCAACACCCGTGGCCTCACCGCACTCGGCGAGTACGCCGTGCGCGGCATGATGAAACGCAAGATGATGCTCGAGGTCGACCACATGAGCGTCAAGGCGACCGGTCAGGCGCTCGACATCTTCGAGGCCGCGAACTACCCCGGCGTGCTCTCCTCGCACAGTTGGATGGACCTCAACTGGACCGAACGCGTCTACTCCCTCGGCGGCTTCGTCGCCCAGTACATGCACGGCTCGGAAGGGTTCGCCGCGGAGGCGAAGCGCACGAACGCGCTGCGCGACCAGTACCACGTCGGATACGGCTTCGGCACCGACTTCAACGGCATCGGCGACCACCCCGCCCCCCGCGGCGCCTCCGCCGCGAACAAGGTCACCTACCCGTTCAAGAGCGTCGACGGCGGATCCCTCATCGACCGTCAGACGACCGGCACGCGCACCTTCGACCTCAACACCGACGGCGCCGCGCACGTCGGCATGATCCCCGACTGGATCGAGGACATCCGGCGCGTCGGCGGCCAGGACGTGGTGGACGACCTCTTCCGCGGCGCCGAGTCCTACCTCGGCACCTGGGGCTCGACCGAGCAGCACCAGGCCTCGGTCGACCTCGCCAAGGACCGTGCCGCCACCGCCAGTTCGTCCGAGTCCAACCCGTTCACCAGCTACCAGCCCGGCCGGGCCGTCGACGGCGACGACGGCACCCGGTGGGCCAGCGACTGGAGCGACGACCAGTACTGGCAGGTCGACCTCGGCGCCACCAACCGCGTCTCCCGCGTCACCCTCGACTGGGAGCGCGCGTACGCGAAGTCGTACCGCGTCGAACTGTCCATCGACGGCGCGAACTGGACGACCGCCTGGTCGACCACGTCCGGTGACGGGGGCCTGGACACGGCGAAGTTCGCCGGCACCCCGGCCCGCTACGTCCGGGTGCACGGACTGGACCGCGGCACGGACTGGGGATACTCCCTGTACGAAGTGGGCGTCCACAGCGCCTAGCTCCGGTCACGGCACCGGCCGCGGCATCGACACTCGGGGGACACGGATGGCGCGGATGCCGTCGGCGCAGCGGCGACGACAGCTGACGGAGGCGGCGATCAGAGCGATGGCCCGGGACGGCGTCCCCAGGACGACGACCCGGTCCATCGCCGCCGAGGCGGGTGTCTCCCTGAGCGTCTTCCACTACTGCTTCGAATCCAAGCAGGCCCTCGTCGAGTCCGTCATCACGACGCTCACCGCCCAGTCGGTGAGCGTCGTACGGGAGGCGATCCGCCCCCGGGCCACGCTCGAGGAGACGGTCCGCGCCGGGTTCGCGGCGTACTGGGACCACGTCCGCGCCCACCCCGACGCGCACATGCTGACCTACGAACTCACTCAGTACGCCCTGCGCCAGCCCGGGTTCGAGCATCTGGCCCGCCGCCAGTACGAGCTGTACGGCGAGGCCTACGCCGAGCTCATCGGGGAGCTGTGCCGCAGCATGGGGCTGCGGCTCGGCGTCCCCGTCCCCGTCCTGGCCCGCTATCTCGCCGCCATGACGGACGGACTGACCCTCAACTACCTCGTGCTCGGCGACGAAGCGGCCTGGTCCGACATCCTGGACACCGTCACGGCCCACGTCGCGGGGCTGGTCACGGCCGACGTCCGGCGACCGGGCCCGCCCCCCGGCCGGTCGTCCGGCGAGCGGACGTAGCGCGGGGCCGTCCGGCCGGCCGGAGCCGGCCCCTCCGGCGGCTACAGGGCGCGTGCCACGAGCAGCGCCACGTCGTCGTGGTCGTCGGGATGGCGCAGGCCGTACAGCAGGAGGTCGCAGATCTCCTCGAGCGGCCGGTGCGGCTCGTCCAGGAAACCGAGAAGGACCGCCAGACGGTCGTCGATGGGGTGCTGCCGGGTCTCGACGAGGCCGTCCGTGTAGAGGACCAGAAGGTCGCCGCAAGTCAGCGTGGTCGTGGTGGTCTCGAAGGGGACGCCGCCGACGCCGAGCGGGGCCCCGGACGGCAGCTCGAGCAGCGTCGCCGGACGCCCCGGCCCGGCCAGCGCGGGCGGCATGTGCCCCGCGTTGGCGATCCGGCACTGCCCGCTGCCGGGGTCGTACACGGCGTAGAGGCAGGTGACGATGTAGTGCTCCAGATCGCAGGTGATCTTGTCCAGGTGCTGGAGCACGGCGCCGGGTTCGAGGTCGAGGTCCGCGTAGGCGCAGGTCGCGGTGCGCAGCCGGCCCATGGTGGCGGCCGCGTCGATGCCGTTGCCCATGACGTCCCCGACGACCAGCGCGGTCTTGTCGTCGGCCAGCGGGATGACGTCGTACCAGTCGCCGCCGACCTCGCTGGTGGCCTGGGCAGGCTGGTAACGGGAGGCGAGGTCGAGGCCCAAGTGGTGGGGCGGGTGCTCCGGCAGCAGACTCCGCTGCAGGGTGAGGGCGGTGTTGCGCACGCTCTCGAACCAGCGGGCGTTGTCGATGGCCACGGCCGCCCGGCCGGCCAGCTCGACGGCGAGGAGGACGTCGTCCTCGTCGAACGGAAGCGGGTTGCGGGTGCGCTTGAGGTCGAGGGCGCCGAGCACCTCGCCGTGGGCGATCAAGGGCACGGCGAGATACGAGTGCACCCCGGCGCGGGCCAGCAGGGAGCCTGCCTCGGCGTCCCGGGCGATGCGCGGCAGGTCCTGTTCGCCGACATGACTCACCAGGACCGGCCGGCCGGTGTGCACGCACAGGGTGACCAGCTGGTCGCCCTGGTAGGCGGCCACGTCGCCCGGCGGGTCGGCGGCACGCAGCGCCACGGTGGGATGCGCCGCCTTGAGCGCGAGAGCGCGGAAGAGCTCGGGCCCGTCGTCCGGCCGGCGGGCGCGGCGGCAGGCCAGCGCGGAGTCCAGGACGTCCACGGCGACCACGTCGGCGAGCTGGGGCACCGCCACCTCGGCCAGCTCTCGCGCGGTCTGCTCCACCTCCAACGTGGTGCCGACCCGTGTGGAGGCCTCGGCGACGAGGGCGAGGCGGCGGCGGGCCCGGTCGGCCTCCGCTGCCACCCGGTGCCGCTCGGTCACGTCGACGACCGAGGCGGCCGCGCCCAGCACCCGCCCGCCGGGGTCCTCCAGACGGTAGAACGACAGCGACCAGGCATGCTCGTGATCGGGGTCGGTCCGCGGCCTGCCCACGTGGTACTGGTCGAGGAGCGGAGTGCCGGTCGTCAGCACCTGGCGCAGCGCGGACTCGATGGTGTCGACGTCGGGCAGCGGCAGGGTCTCCCGCAGTCGCCGGCCCACGTGGTCCTCGGCGGGGACGCCGTCGATGCGCTCGAGCGCCGGGTTGACCAGGAGATACCGCAGGTCGGGGTCGAGCAGCGCCAGCCCGATGGGGGACTGGTTGATCAGCCGTTCGCACAGCGCCAGGTCGGTCTCGACGCGCTGCAGCAGTTCGTGGTCCGCGGCGATGCCCAGGGCGTAGACGTCCCCGAGATCGTCCTGGAGCCGCATGTTGCGGAACTCCATGAGGCGGCTGCTGCCGTCCTTGTGCCGGATGGGGAAGGCGCCGGCCCAGCTCCGGCCGGTCTCCAGTACCTCCGTGAACAGTCTCACCACGGACTGCAGGTGCTCGGGGTGGATGAACAGCCGTGCCGCGTACTTGCCGAGGGCCTCCTGCGCGGTGTAGCCGAACAATTCCTCCGCCTGCGGCGTCCAGAACACGATGCGTCCCTCGGCGTCGACGACCATCGCGGAGACGCTCAGCACGTCCAGCAGACCGGTCGGCGGGGGCGCCTCCCGGCCGTACGCGGTCCCGTCGGACCGGATGGGTTCGGCTGTCATCGCGGATCCTCCTCCCGCACCTCCATGCTGCCCCTCATCCGGCGCGCCCGGTAGCGGGGCCCCGTCCGCCTGCCCACGGCGCGGGCCGCCCGTGCCGTGGGGGCACCGCGGAGCGCGGGCGCGTCGGCGCGCTGCCGCCGGGGCGAGGAGGGTCTCGGGGTGCGGTGCCGCCGGGGCGAGGGGGGCCGGGCGGTGCGGTGCCGCCGGGGCGCGGCGACGCCGTGCGCATCGGGCGGACAAGCAGCACCATGGTCCTGTAGAGGACGGCACCCATGGATCCAGCGCGAGAAGTCTCCGAGGCCCCGACGCCCGCGGGACCACGCGATCTCCTCGACGCGTCCACCGACG includes:
- a CDS encoding DUF1731 domain-containing protein; the protein is MKIVLPGGSGQVGTVLRRALTAAGHRVVVLSRRPTGRGGIAWDGRTLGPWAEEIDGSDVVVNLAGRSVSCRYTPANLEAMMRSRVESARIVGEAIAGSARPPRLWLQMSTATVYAHRFDAANDETTGLVGGSEPGVPGYWGYSVDIATAWEGELEKADTPYTRKVALRSAMVMSPDRGGVFDVLSRLARLGLGGPVAGGAQYVSWIHDHDFARAIDFLVTRDDLSGPVNLAAPAPLPHHAFMRALRGAWGVPVGLPATRWMAELGAFALRSDTELLLKSRRVVPGRLLEAGFVFDHPQWPQAADDLVRRVRSR
- a CDS encoding FAD-dependent oxidoreductase — encoded protein: MDISDPSVDPGRLSRRRFTATAATAAVTAAATGAAAGTPARALPREPAGASRPPADWETCLTVARALLVVDEHDRPLGPGYAKILDGGLPRAGTGAGKKVLVIGAGPAGLVAAWLLKRAGHHVTLVEANGNRVGGRVKTFRTGGHENAPQAFADARQYAEAGAMRIPGSHPLVMSLIDRLGVAKRRFHLVDVDAEGKPVNNAWLHVNGVRVRRSAYARSPRRVNRSFGVPRKYWDVPSAAILRGALDPVRDEFSTRGADGRRVDKPLPERVRGWARVVQRFGDWSMYRFLTEEAGLDERTVDLVGTLENLTSRLPLSFIHSFISASLISPDTEFWELVGGTATLPDALLKEVSDVLRLDRRVTHIEYWAPDRHDAGDTSHVRAGGPHVWIDTVSEGRDGKPVRQEFTADLAIVTVPFSGLRQVQVGPLMSYRKRRAVAELHYDSATKVLLEFSRRWWEFTEADWKRELDAVRPGLHDAYRTGRTPGDGSLLGAHPSVPPGHITPGQRVHHAANRWAARDQPEAAHIVGGGSVSDNANRFMINPSHPVAGSRGGVVLASYSWADDASRWDSLDDDARYPHALRGMQQVYGRRIEVFYTGVGRTQSWLRDPYAYGEASVLLPGQHTELLSAIRSPEGPLHFAGDHTSVKPSWIEGALESGVRAALEAHLA
- a CDS encoding discoidin domain-containing protein; this translates as MTGRPYRRRRDATVVSLLLLVLAAVLGPTPSSAAAADWWTPTARPAPDSQIGVTGEPFTGTNAAGQVRGFVDAHNHLFSGEAFGGRLICGKVFSEAGVADALKDCPEHYPDGTLAIFDYITHGGDGKHDPTGWPTFKDWPAYDSMTHQANYYAWVERAWRGGQRVLVNDLVTNGMICSIYPFKDRSCDEMTSIRLQAKLSYDLQAHIDKMYGGPGKGWFRIVLDSAQAREVVKQGKLAVVLGVETSEPFGCKQILDIAQCSKSDVDKGLDELYGLGVRSMFLCHKFDNALCGVRFDEGGLGTAINVGQFLSTGTFWQTEKCTGPQHDNPIGTAASKAEADLPAGTDVPKYDTDAQCNTRGLTALGEYAVRGMMKRKMMLEVDHMSVKATGQALDIFEAANYPGVLSSHSWMDLNWTERVYSLGGFVAQYMHGSEGFAAEAKRTNALRDQYHVGYGFGTDFNGIGDHPAPRGASAANKVTYPFKSVDGGSLIDRQTTGTRTFDLNTDGAAHVGMIPDWIEDIRRVGGQDVVDDLFRGAESYLGTWGSTEQHQASVDLAKDRAATASSSESNPFTSYQPGRAVDGDDGTRWASDWSDDQYWQVDLGATNRVSRVTLDWERAYAKSYRVELSIDGANWTTAWSTTSGDGGLDTAKFAGTPARYVRVHGLDRGTDWGYSLYEVGVHSA
- a CDS encoding TetR/AcrR family transcriptional regulator, coding for MARMPSAQRRRQLTEAAIRAMARDGVPRTTTRSIAAEAGVSLSVFHYCFESKQALVESVITTLTAQSVSVVREAIRPRATLEETVRAGFAAYWDHVRAHPDAHMLTYELTQYALRQPGFEHLARRQYELYGEAYAELIGELCRSMGLRLGVPVPVLARYLAAMTDGLTLNYLVLGDEAAWSDILDTVTAHVAGLVTADVRRPGPPPGRSSGERT
- a CDS encoding SpoIIE family protein phosphatase, translated to MTAEPIRSDGTAYGREAPPPTGLLDVLSVSAMVVDAEGRIVFWTPQAEELFGYTAQEALGKYAARLFIHPEHLQSVVRLFTEVLETGRSWAGAFPIRHKDGSSRLMEFRNMRLQDDLGDVYALGIAADHELLQRVETDLALCERLINQSPIGLALLDPDLRYLLVNPALERIDGVPAEDHVGRRLRETLPLPDVDTIESALRQVLTTGTPLLDQYHVGRPRTDPDHEHAWSLSFYRLEDPGGRVLGAAASVVDVTERHRVAAEADRARRRLALVAEASTRVGTTLEVEQTARELAEVAVPQLADVVAVDVLDSALACRRARRPDDGPELFRALALKAAHPTVALRAADPPGDVAAYQGDQLVTLCVHTGRPVLVSHVGEQDLPRIARDAEAGSLLARAGVHSYLAVPLIAHGEVLGALDLKRTRNPLPFDEDDVLLAVELAGRAAVAIDNARWFESVRNTALTLQRSLLPEHPPHHLGLDLASRYQPAQATSEVGGDWYDVIPLADDKTALVVGDVMGNGIDAAATMGRLRTATCAYADLDLEPGAVLQHLDKITCDLEHYIVTCLYAVYDPGSGQCRIANAGHMPPALAGPGRPATLLELPSGAPLGVGGVPFETTTTTLTCGDLLVLYTDGLVETRQHPIDDRLAVLLGFLDEPHRPLEEICDLLLYGLRHPDDHDDVALLVARAL